One genomic region from Microcella humidisoli encodes:
- a CDS encoding DUF6326 family protein, whose amino-acid sequence MTARTTTSTPLDAAPMSVRGKLASAWGSLIFLILYIDYFHLYQPGEIDSIRNGVIFEFAISGALMSVFFVIIALPGLMVLLSAALPARANRMTNLVFTSLYIPLIVFNAAGATPDYAFYYVLTIGVELAIMVYILRTAARWPRVAAVAVEK is encoded by the coding sequence ATGACAGCCCGAACGACCACCTCGACACCCCTCGACGCCGCTCCGATGTCGGTGCGGGGGAAGCTCGCCTCCGCGTGGGGGAGCCTGATCTTCCTCATCCTCTACATCGACTACTTCCACCTGTACCAGCCGGGTGAGATCGACTCCATCCGCAACGGCGTCATCTTCGAGTTCGCCATCAGCGGCGCCCTGATGAGCGTCTTCTTCGTGATCATCGCGCTGCCGGGCCTCATGGTGCTGCTCTCGGCGGCACTGCCCGCGCGAGCGAACCGCATGACGAACCTGGTCTTCACGTCGCTCTACATCCCGCTGATCGTCTTCAACGCGGCGGGAGCGACGCCGGACTACGCCTTCTACTACGTGCTCACCATCGGCGTCGAGCTGGCGATCATGGTCTACATCCTGCGCACCGCCGCCCGGTGGCCCCGCGTTGCCGCCGTCGCGGTCGAGAAGTAG
- a CDS encoding DUF2306 domain-containing protein, translating to MGPTSTPAATATGPRPSTPRASARRRSGWPAVTGLLLLSALPILGGALRLEELGTDPTSAPSSPALTVAIVAHIVGMSVYCVLGAFQFSPALRGRRAWHRRAGRLLIPAGMIGALASISLAVFFSGPPEGFALALVRIAFAVPMLVFLVLATIAIVRRRFVAHGAWMKRAFAIAVTGGTQALVLIVWSMLGGETSVVSETWLVGVGFLINSIVAEVIIGRRVGSRVRGTSVPGGQPTSPSAL from the coding sequence ATGGGACCGACCTCGACGCCAGCCGCGACGGCGACCGGACCGCGACCGTCGACGCCCCGGGCGTCGGCGCGGAGGCGCAGCGGGTGGCCCGCGGTCACCGGCCTCCTGCTGCTCAGCGCACTCCCCATCCTGGGAGGCGCTCTTCGGCTGGAAGAACTGGGCACCGACCCCACGAGCGCGCCCTCGTCGCCCGCTCTCACGGTCGCGATCGTGGCGCACATCGTGGGAATGAGCGTGTACTGCGTCCTCGGCGCGTTCCAGTTCTCCCCCGCGCTGCGGGGACGCCGCGCGTGGCACCGCCGCGCCGGTCGACTGCTGATCCCCGCCGGGATGATCGGGGCGCTCGCGAGCATCAGCCTGGCGGTCTTCTTCTCCGGGCCCCCCGAGGGGTTCGCTCTGGCGTTGGTGCGAATCGCCTTCGCCGTACCCATGCTGGTGTTCCTGGTGCTGGCTACGATCGCCATCGTGCGACGCAGGTTCGTCGCTCACGGAGCGTGGATGAAGCGCGCCTTCGCGATCGCCGTCACCGGCGGAACCCAGGCGCTCGTGCTCATCGTGTGGTCGATGCTCGGCGGCGAGACCTCCGTCGTGAGTGAGACCTGGCTCGTCGGCGTGGGCTTCCTGATCAACAGCATCGTCGCGGAGGTGATCATCGGGCGCCGGGTCGGGTCTCGAGTTCGGGGCACGTCGGTGCCCGGCGGTCAGCCCACCTCGCCGAGCGCGCTGTAG
- a CDS encoding DUF3499 family protein, which produces MIGRPCSKVACSEPAARTLTYVYADSMAVLGPLSARPEPHSYDLCERHSERLSAPNGWQIVRYSALGEVG; this is translated from the coding sequence ATGATCGGTCGACCGTGCAGCAAGGTGGCGTGCAGCGAGCCCGCGGCCCGCACGCTCACCTACGTCTACGCCGATTCGATGGCCGTGCTCGGGCCGTTGAGCGCTCGGCCCGAGCCGCACAGCTATGACCTCTGCGAGCGGCACTCCGAGCGGCTCTCGGCGCCGAACGGGTGGCAGATCGTGCGCTACAGCGCGCTCGGCGAGGTGGGCTGA